Genomic DNA from Sphingomonas lacunae:
TCGGCACCGAATCGGTCATTGCCGGCCGACTGGGCGGTGACGAATTTGGTGTGGTCCTGCGCGAGATTGACGGCGTCGATACGGTAGAACGCCTTGGTCAACGCATCATCGACGTAGTGTCGCGCCCATATGAAATCGACCAGCATACACTCTATGTGGGGGCCAGCCTGGGTTATGCGGTGGGGCCGCGTGATGGAGCCACCGTCGAAGCTCTGACGCGCAATGCTGACTTGGCCCTGTACCGGTCCAAGGATCAGGGCGGCGGCGTGATCAACAGTTACGAGCCGACACTCCATGACCAGGCCCGTGAACGCCGCGAAATCGAAATCGAACTGCGTTCTGCCTTGGGCCGCGACGAATTCATGGTGCATTATCAACCGGTGGTCCATTCGGACGGACGGGTTGACGGGTTCGAGGCACTGTTGCGCTGGAACAGCAAGAAGCTGGGCCCTGTCTCGCCGGTGAAATTCATCCCGGTCGCGGAAGATACGCGTTTGATTGGGCCCATTGGCGAATGGGTTTTACAGACAGCCTGCCACGAGGCGGCGCGTTGGCCATCAAATACCAAGGTTGCAGTCAATGTATCCGCCGAGCAGCTTAGCTCTCCGGGATTTGTCGCCAGCGTGATGAAAGCCCTGGCCCACAGCGGCATTGCGCCAAACCGGCTGGAACTGGAAGTTACCGAAAGTGTGTTCCTGCGCGAAGTTTCCGGCGCAATGGCAACACTAGATCAGGTGCGGGCGCTGGGCGTGAAGCTGGTGCTCGACGATTTTGGCACTGGATATTCATCGCTGGGTTACCTGCGAATGGGCCAGTTTTCGACGATCAAGGTCGACCGCAGTTTCGTTCAGGGTGCCCTCAAGGGCGCGCGGGAATCCATCGCCATCGTCCGCGCGGTGGTTGCGTTGGCAGACAGCCTGGAAATGTCGACGACTGCAGAAGGCGTCGAAAATCAGGAAGAGGCAGATGCCATCGTCGCCTTGGGCTGCAAGAAATTGCAGGGCTATCACTTCGGGCGGCCCATGTCAGCCGAAGATGCCTTTGCCATCTTTGATGGCGGCGCACGACGCATTGCCGTTGGCGGCTGATCAACGGGAGAGCGGTCGGACAGCACCGCGATTCGCGGCTGTTCACTGAGGCTCTCACGGTTCATCGACGCCAAGGCTCGGCTCATCCTGAGGCTGCAAATAGCAGCAGTGGACTTCACTCAACTCAACCCCTGACTCCCACCGTCTGCCGAATGTGTCGGCAACGAAACTTGTCGCGACCGATCCGTTCAGGCACGCATCCTGCCACCAAGCTTCTCTATTTCTGACCGGGGGGGTCGCGCACAATGATGGCTCAGATTCGCATCGCAATCGCGGCGCTTGTCCTTGCTGCAACGCTGATCACTAGCGCCCCGGCGGTTGCCTCTGCCTATCTGCAATGTGCGCCTTTTGCCCGTATGGAATCGGGCATCCAGCTTTTCGGTAACGCCCGCGACTGGTGGGGTCAGGCCGCTGGCCGTTATGAGCGCGGCAATGCTCCGCGTGTCGGTGCCGTGATGGCCTTTGCCCCTACCCGCGCTATGCCGATTGGCCATGTCGCTGTGGTCAGCCAGATCGTCTCTGACCGGGAACTGCGGATCGCCCACGCCAATTGGTCGCCGATCAACGGTCGTCGTGGTCAGATCGAGCGGAATGTCCGGGTCGTTGATGTTTCGGCCAACAATGACTGGTCGCAGGTCCGCGTCTGGTACGCGCCGATTGGTGATTTGGGGTTGCGTGCCAATCCGGTCACCGGGTTCATCTATCCGGGTGCGGGCACCCAGGACAGCTTTGGCGGCGACACCAGCATTGCCGCGATCACGCCTGACAGCGATGGCACTCTGGCCCGGATCGTTGCCAGCGTCGGCAACTGATCTGCCTCTGACTCGCTAAGGGCAATCATGTCAGGTGAATAAAAAACCCGCCGGCCTGAAATGGGCAGCGGGTTTTTTGTTGACCGGCGTCATGGGCGAAGCGGATCAGTCCTTGGCAGATGCCGTCTCTTCACTTGCTTCAGGCGCCGGATCGCCATCGGAGGCGGCAGCGCCGGGTTCGCCGACATCTTCGAACCAGGCTTCAAGCGGGCCGGTCATCTTGATGGTCATTGGCTGACCGAAACGGTCGCGCGACTTGCCGGCAGCAACGCGGATCCATCCTTCCGACAGGCAATATTCCTCGACGTCATGACGGATCTTGCCCTTGAACCGGATGCCGATACCACGATTGAGCAGTTCTCCACCAAAATGCGGGCTGCGCGGATTGACCGAAAGCCGGTCGGGAGGTGTGTCGCTCATTGGGTGTCTCCTTGTTGCGGCAAGCCCTTGCCCGGGGCGCCGGCAAAATCAAGCATCGAAATGGCCGGTCCGGCCAACACGATCAGGCGAACACCTCTCCCAGCCCCCGCCCCTTGGGATCAGGGCCATATTGATTGGGGCCCGGGGTGCCGTCGATACACATCAAGACGATCCGGGCCACCCAGCCCAGACCAATGAACAAATCACCCAGCACGAACGCGAAAAAAAGCCAGCCAGTCAAATTCTGATCATGCAGGCGCCGCACCACCACCGCAATGTTGGGGATGAAACTGACCACCACCCATATCGCCAAAAGGGCCAATCCCACCCAGAGACCCGCAGACGGGGTGGCTCCCGGAACATCATTGATCCATGCACTCCACGGCATGGCGACAAGGATCAATGCTGCACAGATGATCCAGACAATCCAGTTGAGCAGATAGAACATCCAATATTCCTGCCGCCGGGAACGACCGGAGAAATCGGCATAACGTTTGAACGGCAGGAGCATCCATTGGAAGGTAGAGAGGTTGGCCGGTCGCGCCTGCTGATCGGCGGCACCATAGGGTTGACCATAGGCGATATTGGCTGTGGCTGGAGCAACCGGCGAGGGTGCCGTGGATGCCGCCGACTGCTGTCCAAATGCCCCCGCCTTTGGCAATGCCTTGCCGCAGGATGGGCAAAAGGTGTCGGACGAGGCCGTCGGCGAGCCACATTGGCTGCAATAGGTTGCCATTCAGATGCTCCCCCGAAATCCCTGTTCGCGACCAAGTTTA
This window encodes:
- a CDS encoding CHAP domain-containing protein, translated to MMAQIRIAIAALVLAATLITSAPAVASAYLQCAPFARMESGIQLFGNARDWWGQAAGRYERGNAPRVGAVMAFAPTRAMPIGHVAVVSQIVSDRELRIAHANWSPINGRRGQIERNVRVVDVSANNDWSQVRVWYAPIGDLGLRANPVTGFIYPGAGTQDSFGGDTSIAAITPDSDGTLARIVASVGN
- a CDS encoding DUF3297 family protein produces the protein MSDTPPDRLSVNPRSPHFGGELLNRGIGIRFKGKIRHDVEEYCLSEGWIRVAAGKSRDRFGQPMTIKMTGPLEAWFEDVGEPGAAASDGDPAPEASEETASAKD
- a CDS encoding DUF805 domain-containing protein; this encodes MATYCSQCGSPTASSDTFCPSCGKALPKAGAFGQQSAASTAPSPVAPATANIAYGQPYGAADQQARPANLSTFQWMLLPFKRYADFSGRSRRQEYWMFYLLNWIVWIICAALILVAMPWSAWINDVPGATPSAGLWVGLALLAIWVVVSFIPNIAVVVRRLHDQNLTGWLFFAFVLGDLFIGLGWVARIVLMCIDGTPGPNQYGPDPKGRGLGEVFA